A section of the Hevea brasiliensis isolate MT/VB/25A 57/8 chromosome 17, ASM3005281v1, whole genome shotgun sequence genome encodes:
- the LOC110647600 gene encoding uncharacterized protein LOC110647600: protein MSAIVCGKRSFFEELTVTSPPVSKRIRCSPSSPVHFSPPRSYNAVSVSSPSFNQSSLLFIEKLVALFPDMDKQILERALEECGDDLDSAIRSLNELRLASAENNVGSNVLRSDVLLESNVQQGITITIMEAPSTDDLSATPQLPMDGAEWVELFVREMTSASNMDDARARASRALEVLEKSVCAHAGAEAAKSFKQENMMLKEQVQALIQENAILKRAVSIQHERQKEFGDRNQELQHLKQLVSQYQEQLRALELNNYALTMHLKQAQQSNSIPGRFHPDVF from the exons ATGTCTGCCATAGTGTGCGGGAAGAGATCCTTTTTTGAAGAATTGACAGTGACAAGCCCTCCCGTTTCCAAGAGAATCCGCTGTTCCCCTTCCTCTCCTGTTCATTTCTCTCCTCCAAGGTCATACAACGCTGTTTCTGTCTCCTCCCCCTCCTTCAATCAATCGTCTTTGCTTTTCATCGAGAAACTCGTTGCTCTTTTCCCTGATATGGACAAGCAG ATTCTTGAGAGAGCACTTGAAGAATGCGGTGATGATTTAGATTCAGCTATCAGAAGTTTGAATGAGCTTCGGTTAGCTTCGGCTGAGAACAACGTGGGATCCAATGTACTTAGATCAGACGTACTCCTTGAGTCTAATGTCCAACAAG GCATAACAATAACTATTATGGAAGCTCCATCAACTGATGATCTATCAGCTACACCACAACTTCCAATGGATGGTGCAGAGTGGGTAGAGCTATTTGTTAGGGAAATGACGAGTGCCTCAAACATGGATGATGCTAGAGCTCGTGCTTCAAGAGCACTGGAAGTTCTGGAGAAGTCTGTCTGTGCGCATGCTGGAGCAGAGGCAGCCAAAAGTTTTAAACAG GAAAATATGATGTTGAAGGAACAAGTGCAAGCACTGATTCAAGAAAATGCAATTCTCAAGCGAGCTGTATCTATTCAGCATGAGCGTCAAAAAGAGTTTGGAGATAGGAACCAGGAGTTGCAGCATCTGAAGCAATTAGTGTCCCAATACCAGGAGCAGTTGAGAGCCTTGGAG CTGAACAACTATGCATTGACAATGCACTTGAAGCAGGCTCAACAAAGCAACTCAATCCCTGGCCGTTTCCACCCAGATGTCTTCTAG
- the LOC110649770 gene encoding calmodulin-like protein 3, whose translation MLYYLYLSFLVSLFSIFILPFHPNMVSSAAMLLLLLLPFLAGLLNIYFYAASKKLYSWLQSFLFKNPAASSKVSPQVDMNTTSCNSKNNGELKSVFTTFDKNGDGFITKQELRESLKNVRIFMTEKEVEEMVAKVDSNGDGLIDYEEFCLLCEDFIGCGGQELGDEGGNNGRAEGEGDLKEAFDVFDRNKDGLISMEELGLVLSSLGLNEGKRIEDCKEMIRKVDMDGDGMVNFNEFKRMMRNGSTKLIPVC comes from the coding sequence ATGCTCTACTACCTTTATTTGTCCTTTCTCGTTTCTCTCTTCTCTATCTTTATTCTTCCATTTCATCCAAACATGGTCTCATCAGCTGCTATGCTCTTACTTTTACTTCTTCCCTTCCTTGCTGGTCTTCTCAATATTTACTTCTATGCTGCTTCCAAGAAGCTGTATTCTTGGCTCCAGTCTTTTCTCTTCAAGAATCCTGCAGCTTCTTCGAAAGTCTCTCCACAGGTGGATATGAATACTACTTCTTGTAATAGCAAGAACAACGGAGAGCTGAAGAGTGTGTTTACTACCTTTGACAAGAATGGCGATGGGTTTATAACAAAGCAAGAACTGAGAGAGTCGCTCAAGAACGTGAGAATCTTCATGACGGAGAAGGAAGTTGAAGAAATGGTGGCAAAGGTTGATTCTAATGGAGATGGGTTGATAGATTATGAAGAGTTTTGCCTCTTGTGCGAGGACTTCATTGGATGTGGCGGTCAAGAATTGGGGGATGAAGGTGGGAATAATGGAAGAGCAGAAGGGGAGGGAGATTTGAAGGAAGCATTTGATGTGTTTGATAGAAATAAAGATGGGTTGATATCAATGGAAGAACTTGGATTGGTGTTGTCTTCTTTGGGATTAAACGAAGGAAAAAGAATAGAAGATTGCAAAGAAATGATTAGAAAGGTTGATATGGATGGAGATGGAATGgttaattttaatgaatttaaGAGGATGATGAGGAATGGAAGCACCAAGCTTATACCTGTCTGCTAA